One window from the genome of Bradyrhizobium xenonodulans encodes:
- a CDS encoding GNAT family N-acetyltransferase produces the protein MTIDIREGDRKSAFDAALNAYGADSPYVPPLWSDFDRTFDPAKNPFVTEGHGRYALFSAHRDGRPVGRIAASIHDASNRKHGTTNGAFGFFDCVDDVEVADALLRAAERWLADRGMTAITGNFNLTAMQQIGVMTDGFDKAPFTDMMWSAPHIARHLARAGYKPVFPMTTFEIALDQGHPEQLLGDKQRAVLADTDFVWQPIKRSAFKVRLEDARLILNDGFAENPMFVPPTAAEYLFQAGDMMWIIDKRISTVVYHRGRPAGAIIAIPDLNPLVKLVGGRIGLSAPFRFLKHRFSNTRAVLIYQSVCRNLHNRGLNGAMLYRTALALREAGYRTLGGTWIVDVNGASLRQVEKVGARPLHRLHLFTKPLATS, from the coding sequence ATGACGATCGACATTCGCGAGGGCGACCGCAAGTCCGCGTTCGATGCTGCGCTGAACGCCTATGGGGCCGACAGTCCCTATGTGCCGCCGCTGTGGAGCGATTTTGACCGGACGTTCGATCCCGCCAAAAATCCCTTCGTCACGGAGGGGCATGGCCGCTACGCGCTGTTCTCCGCGCATCGCGACGGCCGGCCGGTCGGCCGGATCGCTGCCTCGATCCATGATGCCTCCAATCGCAAGCACGGCACGACCAATGGCGCGTTCGGCTTCTTCGATTGCGTCGACGACGTCGAGGTCGCCGACGCGCTGTTGCGCGCCGCGGAGCGCTGGCTCGCCGATCGCGGCATGACGGCGATCACAGGCAATTTCAATCTCACGGCGATGCAGCAGATCGGCGTGATGACCGATGGCTTCGACAAGGCGCCCTTCACCGACATGATGTGGAGCGCGCCGCATATCGCCCGCCATCTCGCGCGCGCCGGCTACAAGCCGGTCTTCCCGATGACGACGTTCGAGATCGCGCTGGACCAGGGCCATCCGGAGCAACTGCTCGGCGACAAGCAGCGCGCGGTGCTCGCTGACACCGATTTCGTCTGGCAGCCGATCAAGCGCTCTGCGTTCAAGGTGCGACTGGAGGATGCGAGGCTGATCCTCAACGACGGCTTTGCGGAGAACCCCATGTTCGTGCCGCCGACGGCGGCCGAATATCTGTTCCAGGCCGGCGACATGATGTGGATCATCGACAAGCGGATCTCGACCGTGGTCTATCACCGTGGGCGCCCCGCGGGCGCCATCATCGCGATCCCCGATCTCAATCCGCTGGTGAAGTTGGTCGGCGGCCGGATCGGCCTGTCGGCGCCGTTTCGCTTCCTGAAGCACCGCTTCAGCAACACACGCGCCGTCCTGATCTATCAGTCGGTCTGCCGCAACCTGCACAATCGCGGCCTCAACGGCGCCATGCTCTATCGCACAGCGCTGGCGCTGCGCGAGGCCGGTTACCGTACGCTCGGCGGAACCTGGATCGTCGACGTCAATGGCGCCTCGTTGCGCCAGGTGGAGAAGGTCGGCGCCAGGCCGCTGCACCGGCTGCACCTGTTCACCAAGCCCTTGGCAACGTCATGA
- a CDS encoding amidohydrolase family protein translates to MVATRIDCDIHPAVGGTRTTLLPYLSDHWKEQVVSRAIDGLDLTSYPPSMPLSGRADWRPSNGAKPGSDLAMVQKGAFEQLGASHAILNVLYGAQAVFDAYMAADFCKAINDWIAAEWLSRDPRLRASIVVPMQDPDLAIEEIERRAGDDRFVSILVLAQGETLLGRRHFWPVYRLAEKYKLPLAIHAGTQYRQAPSSAGWPSHRYEYYFVEAQAFQAQILSLIYEGVFGKFPELKVVLMESGVSWLPAFMWRANKTWRGVRVEVPWVEREPAAIIRDNFRVTMQPFDAPSDARSVEEIIDQIGSEKMFLFASDYPHWQFDGDDPIPPHLPKSIIDKMCVDNPLETFPRLSLN, encoded by the coding sequence ATGGTGGCGACGCGGATCGACTGCGACATCCACCCGGCGGTTGGCGGCACGCGCACGACGCTGCTGCCCTATCTCAGCGATCACTGGAAAGAGCAGGTGGTGAGCCGTGCCATCGACGGGCTCGATCTCACCTCCTATCCGCCGAGCATGCCGCTGTCAGGCCGCGCCGATTGGCGGCCGAGCAACGGCGCCAAGCCGGGCTCCGATCTTGCCATGGTGCAGAAAGGCGCGTTCGAGCAACTTGGCGCCAGCCACGCGATCCTCAACGTCCTCTATGGCGCGCAGGCCGTGTTCGATGCCTACATGGCGGCCGATTTCTGCAAGGCCATCAACGACTGGATCGCCGCCGAATGGCTGTCGCGCGATCCGCGCCTGCGTGCTTCCATCGTGGTGCCGATGCAGGATCCAGATCTGGCGATCGAGGAGATCGAGCGTCGTGCCGGCGACGATCGCTTCGTCTCCATCCTGGTGCTGGCACAGGGCGAGACGCTGCTGGGGCGGCGGCATTTCTGGCCGGTCTACCGGCTCGCGGAAAAGTACAAGCTGCCGCTCGCGATCCACGCCGGCACGCAGTATCGGCAGGCACCGAGCTCGGCCGGCTGGCCGTCGCATCGCTACGAATATTACTTCGTCGAGGCGCAGGCGTTTCAGGCGCAGATATTGAGCTTGATCTATGAAGGCGTGTTCGGCAAATTCCCGGAGCTCAAGGTCGTGCTGATGGAGAGTGGCGTGAGCTGGCTGCCGGCCTTCATGTGGCGCGCCAACAAGACCTGGCGCGGCGTGCGCGTCGAGGTGCCCTGGGTCGAGCGCGAGCCGGCGGCGATCATCCGCGACAATTTCCGCGTCACCATGCAGCCGTTCGACGCGCCCTCTGATGCCCGAAGCGTCGAGGAGATCATCGACCAGATCGGCTCCGAAAAGATGTTCCTGTTCGCGTCCGACTATCCGCACTGGCAGTTCGACGGCGACGATCCGATCCCGCCGCATCTGCCGAAGAGCATCATCGACAAGATGTGCGTCGACAATCCGCTGGAGACGTTTCCGCGGCTGTCTCTGAACTAG
- a CDS encoding amidohydrolase family protein: MSDVIDRPLLEEEKTAPTRLRIVDCDVHPSLRSTDDLNEFLPKRWQQHLKEFGSHLRTPYLFTTPYPRSSPLIARRDAWPPTGGPPGSDLAFMQKQHLDPLDVEFGILQVLDLFIFSQQNLEFGAAIQRAINDWQLAFWSHRDPRLKASILIGQDGVDLAIAEIERCARIGEYIQINVSPRANEPLGRRRYWPIYERAEALDLPLGIHVGGYGGHAPTGGGWPSYYVEEHQSNAHTIAAQLASLVIEGVPERFPKLKIVFIEGGFGWIASAVWRMDQHFERFRSEVPHLKRKPSEYVRENFWFTTQPIDEPDEARHLRALIEWVGIDRLLFSSDYPHWDFDDPRFAFKAPLTEAERRKIFSTNARAVYKF; the protein is encoded by the coding sequence ATGAGTGACGTCATCGACCGCCCATTGCTCGAGGAAGAAAAGACCGCGCCAACGCGCCTGCGCATCGTCGATTGCGACGTGCATCCGAGCCTGAGATCGACGGATGATCTCAACGAGTTCCTGCCGAAACGCTGGCAGCAGCATTTGAAGGAATTTGGCAGCCATCTGCGGACGCCGTATCTCTTCACCACGCCCTATCCACGCTCCTCGCCGCTGATCGCGCGCCGCGATGCCTGGCCGCCGACAGGTGGGCCGCCGGGCTCCGATCTCGCCTTCATGCAGAAGCAGCATCTCGATCCGCTCGACGTCGAGTTCGGAATTCTTCAGGTGCTCGATCTCTTTATCTTTTCGCAGCAGAACCTCGAGTTCGGGGCGGCGATCCAGCGCGCCATCAACGACTGGCAGCTGGCGTTCTGGTCGCATCGCGATCCCCGCCTGAAGGCCTCGATCCTGATCGGGCAGGATGGCGTGGACCTCGCGATTGCCGAGATCGAGCGCTGCGCCAGGATCGGCGAATACATCCAGATCAACGTCTCGCCGCGGGCCAACGAGCCGCTCGGCCGCCGCCGCTACTGGCCGATCTACGAGCGCGCCGAGGCGCTCGACCTGCCGCTCGGCATCCATGTCGGCGGCTATGGCGGCCACGCACCGACCGGCGGCGGCTGGCCGTCTTATTATGTCGAGGAGCACCAGTCGAATGCGCATACGATTGCGGCGCAGCTTGCCAGCCTCGTCATCGAGGGGGTGCCGGAGCGGTTTCCGAAGCTGAAGATCGTCTTCATCGAGGGCGGTTTTGGCTGGATCGCGTCGGCGGTGTGGCGCATGGACCAGCACTTCGAGCGCTTCCGCAGCGAGGTGCCGCATCTCAAGCGCAAGCCGTCCGAATATGTCCGCGAAAACTTCTGGTTCACGACGCAGCCGATCGACGAGCCCGACGAGGCGCGGCACCTGCGCGCGCTGATCGAATGGGTCGGCATCGACCGTCTCTTGTTCTCGTCGGACTATCCCCACTGGGATTTCGACGATCCGCGCTTCGCCTTCAAGGCGCCGCTCACGGAAGCCGAGCGGAGGAAAATCTTCAGCACCAATGCCCGTGCGGTCTACAAGTTCTGA
- a CDS encoding Rieske (2Fe-2S) protein, translated as MARHIVASTSEIPPGGNKVVDVAGRDIVVFHVNGEFFALLNRCPHEGAPLEKAACVARLTSPEPGVYERSRVGEMLRCPWHGWEFDMRNGQSWFDPKRVRVRSYPVAVARGDELQKGPYVAETFPVHVEDSYVIVEV; from the coding sequence ATGGCCCGTCACATCGTTGCGTCCACCTCGGAGATCCCGCCCGGCGGCAACAAGGTCGTCGATGTCGCCGGCCGCGATATCGTCGTGTTCCACGTCAACGGCGAGTTCTTTGCGCTCTTGAATCGCTGCCCGCACGAGGGCGCTCCGCTGGAGAAGGCCGCCTGCGTGGCGCGGCTGACCTCGCCCGAGCCGGGCGTTTACGAGCGTTCGCGCGTCGGCGAGATGCTGCGATGTCCCTGGCACGGCTGGGAATTCGACATGCGCAACGGCCAGTCCTGGTTCGACCCGAAACGCGTCAGGGTCCGGTCATATCCCGTGGCGGTGGCGCGCGGTGACGAGCTCCAGAAGGGCCCGTATGTTGCCGAGACGTTTCCGGTGCATGTCGAGGACAGCTATGTGATTGTCGAGGTCTGA
- a CDS encoding zinc ribbon domain-containing protein produces MSKQSLREEAERLIRESMEKKTIVVKQGDTRIEAVCGKCGAPNRVQAPKGQNRVKFACKNCGHQQETL; encoded by the coding sequence TTGTCGAAACAATCCCTGCGTGAAGAGGCCGAGCGCCTGATCCGCGAATCGATGGAAAAGAAGACCATCGTCGTCAAGCAGGGCGATACCCGTATCGAGGCCGTCTGCGGCAAGTGCGGCGCCCCGAACCGGGTGCAGGCGCCAAAGGGCCAGAACCGCGTCAAGTTCGCCTGCAAGAATTGCGGACACCAGCAAGAGACGCTGTAG
- a CDS encoding SDR family NAD(P)-dependent oxidoreductase, whose translation MPHSAIVKDNVAVITGGASGIGLAAAAAFARAGMKVCIADVDQARLAEAATKLSSVTSATHVMTFAADVSKAESVAELERAVHERFGGTDLLMNNAGIQPGSTLFAEPDNWQRIVGVNMWGIINGSRIFAPGMIARGKAGLIINTGSKQGITTPPGDPAYNVSKAGVKAFTEALQHELRNTKDCKISAHLLIPGFVFTGLTAKGRTEKPAGAWTPEQTVDFMLARLEAGDFYILCPDNDVPRALDEKRMLWAAGDIVENRPPLSRWHPDHADAFKRFVEGE comes from the coding sequence ATGCCACATTCCGCCATCGTCAAAGACAATGTCGCCGTGATCACGGGTGGCGCATCCGGCATTGGACTGGCTGCCGCCGCGGCCTTCGCGCGCGCCGGCATGAAGGTGTGCATCGCTGACGTGGATCAGGCACGGCTGGCGGAGGCCGCAACAAAACTGTCATCCGTCACGTCCGCCACACATGTGATGACCTTCGCCGCCGATGTCAGCAAGGCCGAGAGCGTCGCGGAACTGGAGCGTGCCGTGCACGAACGCTTTGGCGGCACCGATCTCCTCATGAACAATGCCGGCATCCAGCCGGGCAGCACGCTGTTCGCCGAGCCGGACAACTGGCAGCGGATCGTCGGCGTCAACATGTGGGGCATCATCAACGGCTCGCGCATCTTCGCACCCGGCATGATCGCGCGCGGCAAAGCCGGCCTCATCATCAACACCGGCTCGAAACAGGGCATCACCACGCCGCCCGGCGATCCCGCCTACAACGTCTCCAAGGCCGGCGTGAAGGCGTTTACGGAAGCGCTCCAGCACGAGCTGCGCAATACGAAGGACTGCAAGATCAGCGCGCATCTCTTGATCCCCGGCTTTGTGTTCACAGGCCTCACTGCGAAGGGCCGCACCGAGAAGCCGGCCGGCGCCTGGACGCCGGAGCAGACCGTCGATTTCATGCTGGCACGGCTGGAGGCCGGCGACTTCTACATCCTGTGCCCGGACAATGACGTGCCGCGCGCGCTCGACGAAAAGCGCATGCTGTGGGCCGCCGGCGACATCGTCGAGAACCGCCCGCCGCTGTCGCGCTGGCACCCGGATCATGCAGATGCGTTCAAGAGGTTTGTGGAGGGGGAGTGA
- a CDS encoding aldehyde dehydrogenase family protein — MAVSQAIPITRHPFANGSYKQMLIDGKWIDAASGKRFETHNPATGELLATVAEGDKEDIDRAVAAARRAFEGPWSKVKPFERQNLLLKLADLVEKNFDELSQLDTLDMGAPLSRTRAYRLRAVGMLRYYAGQTTAIHGETIENSLPGEIFSYTLKEPIGVVGAIIPWNGPLTATIWKIGPAIATGCTVVLKPAEEAPLTSLRIAELAMEAGIPPGVINVVPGYGETAGAALASHHDVDKVAFTGSHVTGQSIIRASAGNLKRVSLELGGKSPDIVFADADLDAAVPGAAMAVFANSGQICSAGTRLFVEQAIYEEFVGRVAEFGKKLQVGNGLDPNTQIGPLVSEQQLERVTGYLDIGQKEGARALAGGGRITEGALSKGFFVSPTVFAGVQDNMRIAQEEIFGPVISAIAFKDMDELVKRANATTFGLGSGLWTRDVSKAHAVAKSLRAGSVWVNCYQAMDPAVPFGGYKMSGYGRESGKQHVEEYLNVKAVWIKTA; from the coding sequence ATGGCTGTGTCGCAGGCTATTCCGATCACGCGCCATCCGTTCGCCAACGGGTCCTACAAGCAGATGCTGATCGACGGGAAGTGGATCGATGCGGCCTCAGGCAAGCGCTTCGAGACCCACAATCCCGCCACCGGCGAATTGCTCGCAACAGTCGCCGAGGGCGACAAGGAAGACATCGACCGTGCGGTCGCCGCGGCCCGTCGCGCCTTCGAGGGGCCGTGGAGCAAGGTCAAGCCGTTCGAGCGGCAGAACCTGCTCTTGAAGCTTGCCGATCTCGTCGAGAAGAATTTCGACGAATTGTCGCAGCTCGACACGCTCGACATGGGCGCGCCGCTCAGCCGCACCCGCGCCTATCGCCTCCGCGCTGTCGGCATGCTGCGCTATTACGCCGGCCAGACCACCGCGATCCATGGCGAAACCATCGAGAACTCGCTGCCCGGCGAGATATTCTCCTACACGCTGAAGGAGCCGATCGGCGTCGTCGGCGCCATCATTCCCTGGAACGGCCCGCTCACCGCGACGATCTGGAAGATTGGGCCTGCGATCGCGACCGGCTGCACCGTGGTGCTCAAGCCGGCCGAAGAGGCGCCGCTGACCTCGCTGCGCATCGCCGAGCTGGCGATGGAAGCGGGCATTCCGCCGGGTGTCATCAACGTCGTGCCCGGCTATGGCGAGACCGCGGGCGCTGCGCTCGCCTCACATCATGATGTCGACAAGGTCGCCTTCACCGGCTCGCATGTCACGGGCCAGTCGATCATCCGTGCCTCCGCCGGCAACCTCAAGCGCGTCTCGCTCGAGCTCGGCGGCAAGTCGCCGGACATCGTGTTCGCGGATGCCGATCTCGATGCCGCCGTGCCGGGTGCCGCGATGGCGGTGTTCGCCAATTCGGGGCAGATCTGCAGTGCCGGCACGCGTCTGTTCGTCGAGCAGGCGATCTACGAGGAGTTCGTCGGCCGCGTCGCCGAGTTCGGCAAGAAGCTCCAGGTCGGCAACGGCCTCGATCCCAACACCCAGATCGGCCCGCTGGTGTCCGAGCAGCAGCTCGAGCGCGTCACCGGCTATCTCGACATCGGCCAGAAGGAAGGCGCGCGCGCTCTCGCCGGCGGCGGCCGTATCACGGAAGGCGCGCTGTCGAAGGGCTTCTTCGTCTCGCCGACGGTGTTCGCAGGCGTCCAGGACAACATGCGCATCGCGCAGGAGGAGATTTTTGGTCCCGTCATCTCCGCGATCGCGTTCAAGGACATGGACGAACTGGTCAAACGCGCCAACGCCACCACGTTCGGCCTCGGCTCCGGCCTGTGGACGCGCGACGTCAGCAAGGCGCATGCGGTGGCGAAGAGCCTGCGTGCCGGTTCGGTGTGGGTCAATTGCTACCAAGCGATGGATCCGGCCGTGCCGTTCGGCGGCTACAAGATGAGCGGCTATGGCCGTGAATCCGGCAAGCAGCACGTCGAGGAATATCTCAACGTGAAGGCCGTCTGGATCAAGACGGCGTAA
- a CDS encoding alkene reductase, producing MKFEALFQPLQVGPYKLAHRVALAPLTRMRAERESFSPRPLNAEYYGQRATNGGLLIAEASPVVSHGRGNPATPGIYSDAQVAGWRKVVDAVHAKGGIIFLQLWHVGRVSHSSFHGGALPVSASAIAIKAEGMKAMTADGKIADYETPRALETDEVKGIVEAFRQGAKNALAAGFDGVEIHGANGYLLEQFLQSRSNQRTDQYGGSIENRARLLLDVTQAAIDVWGANRVAVRLSPHGIANDSGEPDPMPLYTHVVKALDKLGLAYLHFIEPRSSGAGRADVHWENVPSAMVLFRQYNSGVLMTAGGFTGETANAAIADGHADIIAFGRIFISNPDLPRRLEHGYPITPYNRATFYGGEEKGYTDYPVYDELTPA from the coding sequence ATGAAATTCGAGGCGTTGTTTCAACCGTTGCAGGTCGGTCCGTACAAGCTTGCGCATCGCGTCGCGCTGGCGCCGCTGACGCGCATGCGCGCCGAGCGCGAGAGCTTCTCGCCGCGGCCGCTCAACGCCGAATATTACGGCCAGCGCGCGACAAACGGCGGCCTGCTGATCGCCGAAGCCTCGCCTGTGGTCTCACACGGCCGCGGCAACCCGGCGACGCCGGGCATCTATTCGGACGCGCAAGTAGCCGGCTGGCGCAAGGTGGTCGATGCCGTGCACGCCAAGGGCGGCATCATTTTTCTTCAGCTCTGGCATGTCGGCCGCGTCTCGCATTCCTCCTTTCATGGCGGTGCGCTGCCGGTCTCGGCCTCCGCGATTGCGATCAAGGCCGAGGGCATGAAGGCGATGACGGCCGACGGCAAGATCGCCGATTACGAGACGCCGCGCGCGCTGGAGACGGACGAGGTCAAGGGCATCGTCGAGGCGTTCCGGCAGGGCGCGAAGAACGCGCTCGCCGCCGGGTTCGACGGCGTCGAAATCCACGGCGCCAACGGCTATCTGCTCGAGCAATTTTTGCAATCGCGCAGCAACCAGCGCACCGATCAATACGGCGGTTCAATCGAGAACCGCGCGCGGCTGCTGCTCGACGTCACGCAAGCCGCGATCGACGTCTGGGGTGCGAACCGCGTCGCCGTGCGGCTGTCGCCGCATGGCATCGCCAATGATTCCGGCGAGCCCGATCCGATGCCGCTCTACACGCACGTCGTGAAGGCGCTCGACAAGCTCGGCCTCGCCTATCTCCACTTCATCGAGCCGCGCTCCTCAGGCGCCGGCCGCGCCGACGTCCACTGGGAGAACGTGCCGTCGGCGATGGTGCTGTTCCGCCAATACAACAGCGGTGTGCTGATGACGGCCGGCGGCTTCACCGGCGAGACCGCAAACGCCGCGATCGCCGATGGCCACGCCGACATCATCGCGTTCGGCCGCATTTTCATCTCCAACCCCGATCTGCCGCGGCGCCTGGAGCACGGTTATCCGATCACGCCGTATAATCGTGCGACGTTCTATGGCGGCGAAGAGAAGGGGTACACGGATTATCCTGTTTATGACGAGCTGACGCCGGCCTGA
- a CDS encoding GFA family protein — translation MAKAAAAAGIATGQCLCGKVTFEIDIPARWAWHDHSAASRRAHGAAYATYVGSWKKRFRITSGKTALTRYEDKATKTARSFCSHCGTPIAYERPRGPHMVNIPRALFKERTGRQPLYHIAIEELQEWAYTGEPLVPLKGFPGVVWQRSKKKKRAGGEDPFELGREEM, via the coding sequence ATGGCCAAAGCCGCAGCCGCCGCAGGAATCGCCACCGGGCAATGCCTCTGCGGCAAGGTCACCTTCGAGATCGACATTCCTGCGCGCTGGGCCTGGCACGATCATTCCGCCGCGAGCCGCCGCGCGCACGGCGCGGCTTATGCGACCTATGTCGGAAGCTGGAAGAAGCGCTTTCGCATCACCTCAGGCAAGACCGCGCTCACCCGCTACGAGGACAAGGCAACGAAGACCGCGCGCAGCTTCTGCTCCCATTGCGGCACGCCGATCGCCTATGAGCGCCCGCGCGGCCCGCACATGGTCAACATCCCCCGCGCCCTGTTCAAGGAGCGCACCGGCCGCCAGCCGCTCTACCACATCGCGATCGAAGAGCTGCAGGAATGGGCCTATACCGGCGAGCCGCTGGTGCCGCTGAAGGGCTTTCCCGGCGTGGTCTGGCAGCGCTCGAAAAAGAAGAAGCGGGCCGGCGGCGAGGATCCGTTCGAGCTGGGGCGCGAGGAGATGTAG
- a CDS encoding thiamine pyrophosphate-binding protein, translating into MKNKITGRSAFLALLKDEGITHLFGNPGTTELPIMHALKDHPDLTYVMAMQESLVVAIADGYSRASGKLVACNVHVAPGLGNAMGSLYNAQFTGTPMILTAGQQEQGHGLMEPVLYGPLVRMAEPLVKWAVEVTRLEDLPRIVRRAAKVAMTPPTGPVFISLPGDILNSEAGIDLGRSTRIDARTRPSDEALRAFAARLLKAERPVIVTMDEVVKSDALKEAAELAELLGAAAYQSSTPYGAHFLSESPSFVGTLARMQKVARDTLAPYDLLIALGGDPLRMSVHSEVDALPDGLGIVQVGLVDWEIAKNYGVEIALKADLKETLRALIPVLKEMGGAALASRAKQRLAELAPKNWTARRAGLVEQIGKSAGRSPIDPDFLVLQMVEAMPDHAILVDEGLTSSRQITALRPHRDRYGYHGLASGGIGWGLPASVGASIANPDRPVVCFSGDGSAMYSIQSLWTAAHHKLPLNVVIVNNGGYRIIKQRLLAFHGDDNYVGMDFVDPPVDFAGVAKALGCEAIKVSDPRELKATLASAFNRPGTKLIEVMVDGKV; encoded by the coding sequence ATGAAGAACAAGATCACCGGCCGCTCTGCCTTTCTCGCGCTGCTCAAGGACGAGGGCATCACGCATCTGTTCGGCAACCCCGGCACCACCGAGTTGCCGATCATGCATGCGCTGAAGGATCATCCCGATCTCACCTATGTAATGGCGATGCAGGAGAGCCTGGTGGTCGCGATCGCCGACGGCTACAGCCGCGCCTCGGGAAAGCTCGTGGCCTGCAACGTCCATGTCGCGCCCGGCCTCGGCAACGCGATGGGCTCGCTCTACAACGCGCAGTTCACGGGCACGCCGATGATCCTCACGGCCGGCCAGCAGGAGCAGGGCCATGGCCTGATGGAGCCGGTGCTGTATGGCCCGCTGGTGCGTATGGCCGAGCCGCTGGTGAAATGGGCGGTCGAGGTGACACGGCTGGAAGATCTGCCGCGCATCGTGCGGCGCGCCGCCAAGGTCGCGATGACACCGCCGACGGGGCCGGTGTTCATCTCGCTTCCGGGCGACATCCTCAACAGCGAGGCCGGCATCGATCTCGGCCGCTCCACCCGCATCGACGCGCGCACAAGACCGTCGGATGAAGCACTCAGGGCCTTTGCCGCGCGCCTGCTCAAGGCCGAGCGCCCCGTGATCGTCACCATGGACGAGGTGGTCAAGAGTGACGCGCTGAAGGAGGCGGCCGAGCTCGCCGAGCTGCTCGGCGCGGCCGCTTACCAATCTTCGACACCCTACGGCGCACACTTCCTCTCGGAAAGCCCGAGCTTCGTCGGCACGCTGGCGCGCATGCAGAAGGTCGCGCGCGATACGCTGGCGCCTTACGATCTGCTGATCGCGCTCGGCGGCGATCCCCTGCGGATGTCGGTCCATAGCGAGGTCGACGCCCTGCCTGACGGGCTCGGCATCGTTCAGGTCGGCCTTGTCGATTGGGAGATCGCCAAGAACTACGGCGTCGAGATCGCGCTTAAGGCGGACTTGAAGGAAACACTGCGCGCGCTGATCCCGGTGCTGAAGGAGATGGGCGGTGCCGCGCTGGCAAGCCGGGCCAAACAGCGTCTCGCCGAGCTCGCACCGAAGAACTGGACCGCGCGCCGCGCCGGGCTTGTCGAGCAGATCGGCAAGAGCGCGGGCCGTAGCCCCATCGATCCGGATTTTCTGGTGCTGCAAATGGTCGAGGCCATGCCCGACCATGCGATCCTCGTTGACGAAGGCCTCACCTCGAGCCGCCAGATCACGGCGCTGCGTCCGCACCGCGACCGCTATGGCTATCACGGCCTTGCCTCCGGCGGCATCGGCTGGGGCCTGCCGGCGTCAGTCGGCGCCAGCATCGCCAATCCGGATCGTCCCGTGGTGTGCTTCTCCGGCGACGGCAGCGCGATGTATTCGATCCAGTCGCTCTGGACGGCCGCGCATCACAAGCTGCCGCTCAACGTCGTCATCGTCAACAATGGCGGCTACCGCATCATCAAGCAGCGCCTGCTCGCCTTCCATGGCGATGACAATTACGTCGGCATGGATTTCGTCGATCCGCCGGTGGATTTCGCCGGCGTGGCGAAGGCACTCGGCTGCGAGGCGATCAAGGTCAGCGATCCCCGGGAATTGAAGGCGACGCTGGCGTCGGCGTTCAACCGGCCGGGGACGAAGCTGATCGAGGTGATGGTGGACGGGAAGGTCTGA